A single genomic interval of uncultured Pseudodesulfovibrio sp. harbors:
- the hybB gene encoding NrfD/PsrC family molybdoenzyme membrane anchor subunit — MTHKPQPLDRPFWTPGVLVMLAFMGAGALTLVVRYTYGLSAVTNLNNHYPWGIWIGLDVASGVALAAGGFTTAFLAHILGRHYYEAVTRPALLTAALGYTFVALAVFVDIGRSWAIWKPVFYQNHNSALFEVAMCVMAYVTVLWIEFIPVLAERLGKRIPLLAFLNRILDKTMWVFIILGVVLSCMHQSSLGTLLVIAPTKVSELWYTPFMPLLFLTSAFAVGYPMVVVETTIATSSLKLESEMNVLTPLSRITVLLLGIYMTLKLGDLIYRGAYVTLLDGSAQSNSFLIEVGLGVVIPWIMLLFPAVRRSRRLLFVAASMIVAGVMLNRFNVFVVSFKAPFASHPYYPAIGEILVTAGAVATIFFLYRVFVTHFPVLSAQKQEVSQ; from the coding sequence ATGACACATAAACCGCAACCGCTCGACCGGCCTTTCTGGACTCCGGGCGTTCTGGTCATGCTGGCGTTCATGGGGGCCGGGGCCCTGACTCTGGTGGTCCGTTATACCTACGGCTTGAGCGCCGTGACGAACCTGAACAACCATTATCCGTGGGGAATATGGATCGGCCTTGACGTGGCGTCCGGCGTCGCCCTGGCTGCCGGCGGTTTCACCACCGCTTTTCTGGCCCACATCCTGGGCCGCCACTATTACGAGGCCGTCACCCGTCCGGCCCTGCTGACCGCGGCCCTCGGTTATACATTCGTGGCCCTTGCGGTCTTTGTGGACATCGGGCGGTCATGGGCCATCTGGAAACCCGTTTTCTACCAGAATCACAACTCGGCCCTTTTTGAAGTAGCCATGTGCGTCATGGCCTATGTCACCGTTCTCTGGATCGAATTCATTCCGGTTCTGGCGGAAAGGCTTGGAAAGAGGATTCCTCTTCTTGCCTTTCTCAACCGCATTCTGGACAAGACCATGTGGGTATTCATCATCCTTGGCGTGGTGCTGTCCTGCATGCATCAGTCCAGCCTCGGAACGCTGCTTGTCATCGCTCCGACCAAGGTGTCCGAACTGTGGTACACGCCGTTCATGCCGCTGTTGTTCCTGACGTCGGCCTTTGCGGTGGGGTACCCCATGGTCGTTGTGGAAACGACCATTGCCACGTCGTCCCTGAAGCTTGAGTCGGAGATGAACGTCCTGACGCCGCTTTCCCGGATCACCGTTCTGCTGCTGGGAATATACATGACCCTCAAGCTGGGTGACCTGATCTACCGGGGGGCCTATGTGACCCTGCTTGACGGATCGGCCCAGAGCAATTCCTTCCTGATAGAAGTCGGTCTGGGCGTTGTCATACCGTGGATCATGCTGTTGTTTCCGGCGGTTCGCCGGTCCCGGCGGCTCCTGTTTGTTGCGGCATCCATGATTGTCGCGGGAGTGATGCTGAACCGTTTCAATGTGTTCGTGGTTTCGTTCAAGGCGCCGTTTGCGAGTCATCCGTATTATCCGGCAATTGGCGAGATTCTTGTCACGGCGGGAGCCGTGGCCACGATATTCTTCCTGTACCGGGTGTTTGTGACCCATTTCCCGGTGCTTTCCGCCCAAAAACAGGAGGTTTCCCAATGA
- a CDS encoding tetrathionate reductase family octaheme c-type cytochrome, with product MMRNIIGWLAFAAVAVALGTVAPSWAAVAPGADAKPVAKSRKDRTPKPDGWVAPDQAAAEELARKKYPYVKDVLMEDLPLRQQRLRKLGISFKDIKHSYILLNSPYVNSYDHKYGPVRFMHSKHAASLEGDCAACHHYRPADPNAQEMTACRSCHQEGSVEKGSERIGLKAAYHMQCMDCHEKMKRGPVSCEGCHDKRSVDHRELVKLPDNPKPQQVTAECLRCHKDAGEDMLTTAHWLWRGPSPYTTEHRKSVMSGKGTTTLNNFUISPISNEARCTSCHAGYGWKDASFDFSNMNNIDCLVCHDTTGSYKKAPPKAGMPDPSTDLNYVAKNVGPTSRKTCGTCHFSGGGGDAVKHADMCSELFWPSRKCDIHMGGYDFSCVECHKTRNHKISGRSTSAPVAEGSRACEDCHTTKPHYGESLLDHHLNMHCDTVACNTCHSPIYSKCAATKTWWDWSTAGDKNRKVNKDKYGKDDYNWKKGSFRWKESAKPQYAWYNGFIKRLLLGDPIDADADGFMPGDTLTDEEKMKLKRTCITEPIGSIEDPHSRITPFKVMSGIQPVDAKHRYFLIPHLYPYNKDDKNAYWKGADWQKAIAEGMKKAGLPYSGDYMWVATDMYWRIEHEVMPKDGALSCVHCHESLKGDRTCDRCHQDSRNVKFKELVEKGTDFELLKVMGRDVDELIGTTDYIDFRKLGYKGDPILHGGRFKKLPLGYTRTGTK from the coding sequence ATGATGAGGAATATTATCGGGTGGTTGGCGTTCGCCGCAGTTGCCGTTGCTCTGGGAACGGTCGCTCCCTCATGGGCTGCGGTGGCTCCCGGCGCAGACGCCAAGCCCGTCGCAAAGTCCCGCAAGGACAGGACGCCCAAGCCTGACGGCTGGGTGGCTCCCGATCAGGCCGCAGCCGAGGAACTGGCCCGGAAGAAATATCCGTATGTCAAGGACGTTCTGATGGAGGACCTGCCCCTCCGCCAGCAGAGGCTCCGCAAGCTGGGCATAAGTTTCAAGGACATCAAGCATAGCTATATTCTCCTCAACAGTCCGTATGTGAACTCGTACGACCACAAGTATGGGCCAGTCCGGTTCATGCATTCGAAGCATGCCGCCTCTCTGGAGGGCGATTGCGCGGCCTGCCATCATTACCGTCCGGCGGACCCCAACGCCCAGGAAATGACCGCCTGCCGTTCCTGCCATCAGGAAGGCAGTGTGGAAAAAGGGAGTGAACGCATAGGCCTCAAGGCCGCCTACCATATGCAGTGTATGGACTGTCACGAAAAGATGAAGCGGGGGCCTGTCAGCTGCGAGGGGTGCCATGACAAGCGTTCCGTGGACCACAGGGAACTGGTCAAGCTGCCGGATAACCCCAAGCCCCAGCAAGTGACTGCGGAATGCCTTCGCTGCCACAAGGATGCGGGCGAGGATATGCTGACCACGGCTCATTGGCTGTGGCGTGGGCCGTCTCCCTATACAACCGAACACAGAAAGAGCGTCATGTCAGGCAAGGGGACCACGACGCTCAACAATTTCTGAATATCCCCCATCAGCAACGAGGCTCGTTGCACATCATGCCATGCGGGATACGGTTGGAAGGATGCTTCCTTTGATTTCAGCAATATGAACAACATCGACTGCCTTGTGTGTCACGACACGACGGGCAGCTACAAGAAGGCTCCGCCCAAGGCGGGCATGCCCGATCCTTCGACAGACCTGAATTATGTGGCCAAAAACGTGGGCCCCACGAGCCGCAAGACATGCGGTACCTGCCACTTCAGTGGCGGAGGCGGCGATGCGGTCAAACATGCGGACATGTGTTCAGAGCTTTTCTGGCCCAGCCGGAAGTGTGACATCCACATGGGAGGCTATGACTTCTCTTGCGTTGAGTGCCACAAGACCCGCAACCACAAGATATCCGGACGTTCCACGTCCGCACCCGTAGCGGAAGGGTCGCGCGCCTGCGAGGACTGCCATACCACCAAGCCGCATTACGGCGAAAGCCTGCTGGATCATCATCTGAACATGCATTGCGACACGGTGGCCTGCAACACGTGCCACTCGCCCATCTATTCCAAGTGCGCCGCCACCAAGACATGGTGGGACTGGTCCACCGCCGGGGACAAGAACCGGAAGGTGAACAAGGACAAGTACGGCAAGGACGACTACAACTGGAAGAAGGGTTCCTTCCGCTGGAAAGAGTCTGCAAAACCCCAGTATGCTTGGTACAACGGGTTTATCAAGCGGCTGCTGCTTGGTGATCCCATTGATGCGGACGCCGATGGTTTCATGCCGGGGGATACGCTGACGGATGAGGAGAAGATGAAGCTCAAGCGGACTTGCATTACCGAGCCCATCGGCTCCATCGAGGACCCTCATTCGCGGATTACGCCGTTCAAGGTCATGTCCGGAATTCAGCCTGTCGATGCCAAGCATCGGTATTTCCTGATTCCGCACCTGTATCCCTACAACAAGGATGACAAGAACGCCTACTGGAAGGGCGCAGACTGGCAGAAGGCCATAGCCGAAGGAATGAAAAAGGCCGGTCTCCCCTACAGTGGAGACTACATGTGGGTTGCCACGGATATGTATTGGCGCATCGAACATGAGGTCATGCCCAAGGACGGCGCTCTTTCCTGCGTGCATTGCCATGAGAGCCTCAAGGGCGACAGGACCTGTGACCGCTGCCATCAGGATTCACGAAACGTCAAGTTCAAGGAATTGGTTGAAAAGGGAACCGATTTCGAATTGCTGAAGGTCATGGGGCGCGACGTTGATGAATTGATCGGCACCACCGATTACATCGACTTCAGGAAACTCGGCTATAAGGGGGACCCCATCCTGCACGGCGGGCGTTTCAAGAAGCTCCCGCTCGGGTATACGAGGACTGGCACCAAGTAA